In Zonotrichia leucophrys gambelii isolate GWCS_2022_RI chromosome 14, RI_Zleu_2.0, whole genome shotgun sequence, a single window of DNA contains:
- the BRAT1 gene encoding BRCA1-associated ATM activator 1 isoform X4: MLHHLPALQCLCSTGGMDVIFTLQGDPSLFVASAASQLLVHLLTFSLESETSKALSAKDCDWPGCAQMIVEHIKESLQSSSAPHVEQSLKLLSSLFGSCFGSCYAAWTEVLWLDIAKQIESFLLEETVQAQPLLANLLLNVARSPAFCGTEGSFWALVTSALEHLTPVQAGPLAVGLLKLCKCPQDVRIQALTVLLQPMDCILRAASQPLECAGLLDESVSDPATVESLLSSKTSCAGLLCQTLTHLEKLLSLKHLRVDLPCVSLLHSLMTILQFCNGFLSPTSPLGSTISRNLINCFRVQKSALDVLAALSEKKECDTLIGNLFDVLLAYLQSPNTSPTVLKKTFQATSKWLVHLQELSSSNSQGPQTEKILEDVLVVLQKRLCSPCWEVRDSSLEFLTSMVKCLRDQKEFRQCLLSSEVLRLTENLLEDPESYVRASAVTAVGHLAPIACFAPDSPVTGSQYNRESILAKLQEILSTDSEGFPRRAVISIFTKWLREGCTGQLEDTELFVSRVIQTVERDLDWEVRLGGLELVEVFCSQTICQLSQCPYAPVTSAVPSSTPQKELLQVFCRAKLFGFLFGSLCDCDKPVGQRACDVLVGLRGHFYPMSTLENPQEIEDSPAGRGIAWLQRTLRQGSLAQNFPMDGDVGVDFQDPESMMLALGAIDLLELHDELNKSSDHVEESPQSLLQDILAAVGTIEDNEVDCY, encoded by the exons ATGCTGCAccacctgcctgccctgcagtgcctcTGCTCCACGG GAGGCATGGATGTGATCTTCACTCTGCAAGGGGATCCCAGCCTGTTTGTGGCTTcagctgccagccagctcctggtGCACTTGCTCACCTTCTCCCTGGAGTCTGAAACATCCAAAGCTCTCAGTGCCAAGGACTGTGactggccaggctgtgcccagatGATTGTAGAGCACATCAAAGAGTCCCTTCagtccagctctgcccctcacGTTGAGCAGTCCCTGAAGCTGCTGAGCAGTTTGTTTGGCAGTTGTTTTGGCAGTTGCTATGCTGCATGGACTGAAGTCCTTTGGTTGGACATAGCAAAGCAAATAGAATCCTTTCTGCTGGAGGAGACTGTTcaagcccagcccctgctggccAATCTTCTGCTGAACGTGGCACG ATCCCCTGCATTTTGTGGCACTGAAGGCAGCTTTTGGGCATTGGTAACTTCTGCTCTGGAACACTTAACCCCAGTACAAGCAGGTCCTCTGGCAGTGGGACTTCTGAAGCTCTGCAAATG CCCACAAGATGTCAGGATTCAGGCACTGACTGTTCTGCTTCAGCCAATGGACTGTATTTTGAGAGCAGCCTCCCAGCCTCTGGAATGTGCAG GTTTGCTGGATGAGTCTGTCAGTGATCCTGCCACTGTTGAAAGTCTTCTGTCCTCCAAGACATCCTGTGCTGGTCTCCTGTGTCAGACCCTCACCCacctggagaagctgctgtcTCTG AAACATTTAAGAGTGGATTTACCCTGTGTGTCTTTGCTGCACTCTCTCATGACAATATTACAATTCTGCAATGGCTTCCTGAGCCCAACTTCTCCTCTGGGAAGCACAATCAGCCGGAATCTGATCAACTGCTTCAGAGTGCAAAAGTCAGCCCTTGATGTCCTTGCAGCACTCTCAGAGAAAAAAG agTGTGACACTCTCATAGGAAATCTATTTGATGTCCTTCTGGCATATCTGCAGAGTCCAAACACCAGCCCTACT GTTCTAAAGAAAACCTTTCAAGCTACATCCAAGTGGTTGGTGCACTTGCAGGAACTGTCCTCCTCCAACAGCCAGGGGCCACAAACTGAGAAGATTTTGGAAG AtgtgctggtggtgctgcagaAACGTTTGTGCAGTCCTTGCTGGGAAGTCAGAGATTCTTCCCTGGAGTTCCTCACTTCCATGGTTAAGTGCTTGAGAG ACCAGAAGGAGTTCAGGCAGTGTCTCCTGTCCTCTGAGGTGCTGAGGCTGACAGAAAACCTGCTGGAGGACCCAGAGAGCTACGTGCGAGCGAGCGCCGTGACTGCCGTGGGACACCTGGCCCCCATTGCTTGCTTTGCTCCAGACTCACCTGTCACAGGCAGTCAGTATAACAGAGAG AGCATCCTAGCAAAGCTTCAGGAAATCTTGTCAACAGACTCAGAGGGCTTTCCTAGGAGGGCTGTGATCAGCATCTTCACCAAGTGGCTGAGGGAAGGCTGCACAGGTCAGCTGGAAGATACAGAGCTCTTTGTCTCTAGAGTCATCCAGACTGTGGAGCGTGACTTAGACTGGGAAGTCAGACTCGGTGGTTTGGAGCTGGTGGAAGTTTTCTGTAGCCAGACCATTTGCCAGCTCTCCCAGTGTCCCTATGCTCCTGTCACCTCTGCAGTCCCCAGTTCCACCCctcagaaggagctgctgcaggtgttcTGTCGAGCAaagctgtttgggtttttgtttggctcTTTGTGTGACTGTGACAAACCCGTGGGGCAGAGAGCCTGTGATGTGCTGGTTGGCCTGAGAGGCCATTTCTACCCCATGAGTACTTTGGAGAATCCACAGGAGATTGAAGATTCACCTGCAGGACGTGGCATTGCCTGGCTACAGAGGACACTGAGACAGGGTTCTCTGGCTCAGAACTTCCCCATGGATGGTGATGTTGGGGTGGATTTCCAAGATCCAGAGAGCATGATGTTAGCTTTGGGTGCAATAGACTTGCTGGAGCTGCATGATGAGCTAAATAAAAGTAGTGACCATGTGGAGGAAAGCCCTCAGTCCCTCTTACAGGACATCCTTGCTGCTGTGGGGACCATAGAGGATAATGAAGTTGACTGTTATTGA
- the BRAT1 gene encoding BRCA1-associated ATM activator 1 isoform X3 produces the protein MCDPQSRFVARARRRFAMTRECAVLLPGVCAALADPRQPGLDDTCLEKLLDWFRSLTWFDPTVELVQGNPCLTELLSSVLALPDASPGILSFTLQLAGILASSESRFQHLQQEKLLGRLFGPEGPRGGAAWEDASVRSAWLKGVHSMLHHLPALHCLCSTGMDVIFTLQGDPSLFVASAASQLLVHLLTFSLESETSKALSAKDCDWPGCAQMIVEHIKESLQSSSAPHVEQSLKLLSSLFGSCFGSCYAAWTEVLWLDIAKQIESFLLEETVQAQPLLANLLLNVARSPAFCGTEGSFWALVTSALEHLTPVQAGPLAVGLLKLCKCPQDVRIQALTVLLQPMDCILRAASQPLECAGLLDESVSDPATVESLLSSKTSCAGLLCQTLTHLEKLLSLKHLRVDLPCVSLLHSLMTILQFCNGFLSPTSPLGSTISRNLINCFRVQKSALDVLAALSEKKECDTLIGNLFDVLLAYLQSPNTSPTVLKKTFQATSKWLVHLQELSSSNSQGPQTEKILEDVLVVLQKRLCSPCWEVRDSSLEFLTSMVKCLRDQKEFRQCLLSSEVLRLTENLLEDPESYVRASAVTAVGHLAPIACFAPDSPVTGSQYNRESILAKLQEILSTDSEGFPRRAVISIFTKWLREGCTGQLEDTELFVSRVIQTVERDLDWEVRLGGLELVEVFCSQTICQLSQCPYAPVTSAVPSSTPQKELLQVFCRAKLFGFLFGSLCDCDKPVGQRACDVLVGLRGHFYPMSTLENPQEIEDSPAGRGIAWLQRTLRQGSLAQNFPMDGDVGVDFQDPESMMLALGAIDLLELHDELNKSSDHVEESPQSLLQDILAAVGTIEDNEVDCY, from the exons ATGTGCGACCCCCAGTCCCGCTTCGTGGCCCGGGCCCGCCGCCGCTTCGCCATGACCCGCGAGTGCGCCGTGCTGCTGCCCGGGGTCTGCGCCGCCCTGGCCGACCCGCGGCAGCCCGGCCTCGACGACACCTGCCTGGAGAAACTGCTGGACTGGTTCCGCAGCCTGACGTGGTTCG ACCCCACTGTGGAGCTGGTGCAGGGCAACCCGTGTCTGACAGAGCTCCTCAGCTCCGTGCTGGCCCTGCCCGATGCCAGCCCCGGCATCCTGTCCTTCACCCTGCAGCTGGCCGGGATCCTCGCCTCGTCCGAAAGCCGCTTCCAGCACCTGCAG caggagaagctgctggggAGGCTCTTTGGCCCGGAGGGGCCGCGGGGCGGCGCGGCGTGGGAGGACGCGTCGGTGCGCAGCGCCTGGCTGAAGGGTGTGCACAGCATGCTGCAccacctgcctgccctgcactgcctctgctccacgg GCATGGATGTGATCTTCACTCTGCAAGGGGATCCCAGCCTGTTTGTGGCTTcagctgccagccagctcctggtGCACTTGCTCACCTTCTCCCTGGAGTCTGAAACATCCAAAGCTCTCAGTGCCAAGGACTGTGactggccaggctgtgcccagatGATTGTAGAGCACATCAAAGAGTCCCTTCagtccagctctgcccctcacGTTGAGCAGTCCCTGAAGCTGCTGAGCAGTTTGTTTGGCAGTTGTTTTGGCAGTTGCTATGCTGCATGGACTGAAGTCCTTTGGTTGGACATAGCAAAGCAAATAGAATCCTTTCTGCTGGAGGAGACTGTTcaagcccagcccctgctggccAATCTTCTGCTGAACGTGGCACG ATCCCCTGCATTTTGTGGCACTGAAGGCAGCTTTTGGGCATTGGTAACTTCTGCTCTGGAACACTTAACCCCAGTACAAGCAGGTCCTCTGGCAGTGGGACTTCTGAAGCTCTGCAAATG CCCACAAGATGTCAGGATTCAGGCACTGACTGTTCTGCTTCAGCCAATGGACTGTATTTTGAGAGCAGCCTCCCAGCCTCTGGAATGTGCAG GTTTGCTGGATGAGTCTGTCAGTGATCCTGCCACTGTTGAAAGTCTTCTGTCCTCCAAGACATCCTGTGCTGGTCTCCTGTGTCAGACCCTCACCCacctggagaagctgctgtcTCTG AAACATTTAAGAGTGGATTTACCCTGTGTGTCTTTGCTGCACTCTCTCATGACAATATTACAATTCTGCAATGGCTTCCTGAGCCCAACTTCTCCTCTGGGAAGCACAATCAGCCGGAATCTGATCAACTGCTTCAGAGTGCAAAAGTCAGCCCTTGATGTCCTTGCAGCACTCTCAGAGAAAAAAG agTGTGACACTCTCATAGGAAATCTATTTGATGTCCTTCTGGCATATCTGCAGAGTCCAAACACCAGCCCTACT GTTCTAAAGAAAACCTTTCAAGCTACATCCAAGTGGTTGGTGCACTTGCAGGAACTGTCCTCCTCCAACAGCCAGGGGCCACAAACTGAGAAGATTTTGGAAG AtgtgctggtggtgctgcagaAACGTTTGTGCAGTCCTTGCTGGGAAGTCAGAGATTCTTCCCTGGAGTTCCTCACTTCCATGGTTAAGTGCTTGAGAG ACCAGAAGGAGTTCAGGCAGTGTCTCCTGTCCTCTGAGGTGCTGAGGCTGACAGAAAACCTGCTGGAGGACCCAGAGAGCTACGTGCGAGCGAGCGCCGTGACTGCCGTGGGACACCTGGCCCCCATTGCTTGCTTTGCTCCAGACTCACCTGTCACAGGCAGTCAGTATAACAGAGAG AGCATCCTAGCAAAGCTTCAGGAAATCTTGTCAACAGACTCAGAGGGCTTTCCTAGGAGGGCTGTGATCAGCATCTTCACCAAGTGGCTGAGGGAAGGCTGCACAGGTCAGCTGGAAGATACAGAGCTCTTTGTCTCTAGAGTCATCCAGACTGTGGAGCGTGACTTAGACTGGGAAGTCAGACTCGGTGGTTTGGAGCTGGTGGAAGTTTTCTGTAGCCAGACCATTTGCCAGCTCTCCCAGTGTCCCTATGCTCCTGTCACCTCTGCAGTCCCCAGTTCCACCCctcagaaggagctgctgcaggtgttcTGTCGAGCAaagctgtttgggtttttgtttggctcTTTGTGTGACTGTGACAAACCCGTGGGGCAGAGAGCCTGTGATGTGCTGGTTGGCCTGAGAGGCCATTTCTACCCCATGAGTACTTTGGAGAATCCACAGGAGATTGAAGATTCACCTGCAGGACGTGGCATTGCCTGGCTACAGAGGACACTGAGACAGGGTTCTCTGGCTCAGAACTTCCCCATGGATGGTGATGTTGGGGTGGATTTCCAAGATCCAGAGAGCATGATGTTAGCTTTGGGTGCAATAGACTTGCTGGAGCTGCATGATGAGCTAAATAAAAGTAGTGACCATGTGGAGGAAAGCCCTCAGTCCCTCTTACAGGACATCCTTGCTGCTGTGGGGACCATAGAGGATAATGAAGTTGACTGTTATTGA
- the BRAT1 gene encoding BRCA1-associated ATM activator 1 isoform X2: MCDPQSRFVARARRRFAMTRECAVLLPGVCAALADPRQPGLDDTCLEKLLDWFRSLTWFDPTVELVQGNPCLTELLSSVLALPDASPGILSFTLQLAGILASSESRFQHLQEKLLGRLFGPEGPRGGAAWEDASVRSAWLKGVHSMLHHLPALHCLCSTGGMDVIFTLQGDPSLFVASAASQLLVHLLTFSLESETSKALSAKDCDWPGCAQMIVEHIKESLQSSSAPHVEQSLKLLSSLFGSCFGSCYAAWTEVLWLDIAKQIESFLLEETVQAQPLLANLLLNVARSPAFCGTEGSFWALVTSALEHLTPVQAGPLAVGLLKLCKCPQDVRIQALTVLLQPMDCILRAASQPLECAGLLDESVSDPATVESLLSSKTSCAGLLCQTLTHLEKLLSLKHLRVDLPCVSLLHSLMTILQFCNGFLSPTSPLGSTISRNLINCFRVQKSALDVLAALSEKKECDTLIGNLFDVLLAYLQSPNTSPTVLKKTFQATSKWLVHLQELSSSNSQGPQTEKILEDVLVVLQKRLCSPCWEVRDSSLEFLTSMVKCLRDQKEFRQCLLSSEVLRLTENLLEDPESYVRASAVTAVGHLAPIACFAPDSPVTGSQYNRESILAKLQEILSTDSEGFPRRAVISIFTKWLREGCTGQLEDTELFVSRVIQTVERDLDWEVRLGGLELVEVFCSQTICQLSQCPYAPVTSAVPSSTPQKELLQVFCRAKLFGFLFGSLCDCDKPVGQRACDVLVGLRGHFYPMSTLENPQEIEDSPAGRGIAWLQRTLRQGSLAQNFPMDGDVGVDFQDPESMMLALGAIDLLELHDELNKSSDHVEESPQSLLQDILAAVGTIEDNEVDCY, from the exons ATGTGCGACCCCCAGTCCCGCTTCGTGGCCCGGGCCCGCCGCCGCTTCGCCATGACCCGCGAGTGCGCCGTGCTGCTGCCCGGGGTCTGCGCCGCCCTGGCCGACCCGCGGCAGCCCGGCCTCGACGACACCTGCCTGGAGAAACTGCTGGACTGGTTCCGCAGCCTGACGTGGTTCG ACCCCACTGTGGAGCTGGTGCAGGGCAACCCGTGTCTGACAGAGCTCCTCAGCTCCGTGCTGGCCCTGCCCGATGCCAGCCCCGGCATCCTGTCCTTCACCCTGCAGCTGGCCGGGATCCTCGCCTCGTCCGAAAGCCGCTTCCAGCACCTGCAG gagaagctgctggggAGGCTCTTTGGCCCGGAGGGGCCGCGGGGCGGCGCGGCGTGGGAGGACGCGTCGGTGCGCAGCGCCTGGCTGAAGGGTGTGCACAGCATGCTGCAccacctgcctgccctgcactgcctctgctccacgg GAGGCATGGATGTGATCTTCACTCTGCAAGGGGATCCCAGCCTGTTTGTGGCTTcagctgccagccagctcctggtGCACTTGCTCACCTTCTCCCTGGAGTCTGAAACATCCAAAGCTCTCAGTGCCAAGGACTGTGactggccaggctgtgcccagatGATTGTAGAGCACATCAAAGAGTCCCTTCagtccagctctgcccctcacGTTGAGCAGTCCCTGAAGCTGCTGAGCAGTTTGTTTGGCAGTTGTTTTGGCAGTTGCTATGCTGCATGGACTGAAGTCCTTTGGTTGGACATAGCAAAGCAAATAGAATCCTTTCTGCTGGAGGAGACTGTTcaagcccagcccctgctggccAATCTTCTGCTGAACGTGGCACG ATCCCCTGCATTTTGTGGCACTGAAGGCAGCTTTTGGGCATTGGTAACTTCTGCTCTGGAACACTTAACCCCAGTACAAGCAGGTCCTCTGGCAGTGGGACTTCTGAAGCTCTGCAAATG CCCACAAGATGTCAGGATTCAGGCACTGACTGTTCTGCTTCAGCCAATGGACTGTATTTTGAGAGCAGCCTCCCAGCCTCTGGAATGTGCAG GTTTGCTGGATGAGTCTGTCAGTGATCCTGCCACTGTTGAAAGTCTTCTGTCCTCCAAGACATCCTGTGCTGGTCTCCTGTGTCAGACCCTCACCCacctggagaagctgctgtcTCTG AAACATTTAAGAGTGGATTTACCCTGTGTGTCTTTGCTGCACTCTCTCATGACAATATTACAATTCTGCAATGGCTTCCTGAGCCCAACTTCTCCTCTGGGAAGCACAATCAGCCGGAATCTGATCAACTGCTTCAGAGTGCAAAAGTCAGCCCTTGATGTCCTTGCAGCACTCTCAGAGAAAAAAG agTGTGACACTCTCATAGGAAATCTATTTGATGTCCTTCTGGCATATCTGCAGAGTCCAAACACCAGCCCTACT GTTCTAAAGAAAACCTTTCAAGCTACATCCAAGTGGTTGGTGCACTTGCAGGAACTGTCCTCCTCCAACAGCCAGGGGCCACAAACTGAGAAGATTTTGGAAG AtgtgctggtggtgctgcagaAACGTTTGTGCAGTCCTTGCTGGGAAGTCAGAGATTCTTCCCTGGAGTTCCTCACTTCCATGGTTAAGTGCTTGAGAG ACCAGAAGGAGTTCAGGCAGTGTCTCCTGTCCTCTGAGGTGCTGAGGCTGACAGAAAACCTGCTGGAGGACCCAGAGAGCTACGTGCGAGCGAGCGCCGTGACTGCCGTGGGACACCTGGCCCCCATTGCTTGCTTTGCTCCAGACTCACCTGTCACAGGCAGTCAGTATAACAGAGAG AGCATCCTAGCAAAGCTTCAGGAAATCTTGTCAACAGACTCAGAGGGCTTTCCTAGGAGGGCTGTGATCAGCATCTTCACCAAGTGGCTGAGGGAAGGCTGCACAGGTCAGCTGGAAGATACAGAGCTCTTTGTCTCTAGAGTCATCCAGACTGTGGAGCGTGACTTAGACTGGGAAGTCAGACTCGGTGGTTTGGAGCTGGTGGAAGTTTTCTGTAGCCAGACCATTTGCCAGCTCTCCCAGTGTCCCTATGCTCCTGTCACCTCTGCAGTCCCCAGTTCCACCCctcagaaggagctgctgcaggtgttcTGTCGAGCAaagctgtttgggtttttgtttggctcTTTGTGTGACTGTGACAAACCCGTGGGGCAGAGAGCCTGTGATGTGCTGGTTGGCCTGAGAGGCCATTTCTACCCCATGAGTACTTTGGAGAATCCACAGGAGATTGAAGATTCACCTGCAGGACGTGGCATTGCCTGGCTACAGAGGACACTGAGACAGGGTTCTCTGGCTCAGAACTTCCCCATGGATGGTGATGTTGGGGTGGATTTCCAAGATCCAGAGAGCATGATGTTAGCTTTGGGTGCAATAGACTTGCTGGAGCTGCATGATGAGCTAAATAAAAGTAGTGACCATGTGGAGGAAAGCCCTCAGTCCCTCTTACAGGACATCCTTGCTGCTGTGGGGACCATAGAGGATAATGAAGTTGACTGTTATTGA
- the BRAT1 gene encoding BRCA1-associated ATM activator 1 isoform X1, with product MCDPQSRFVARARRRFAMTRECAVLLPGVCAALADPRQPGLDDTCLEKLLDWFRSLTWFDPTVELVQGNPCLTELLSSVLALPDASPGILSFTLQLAGILASSESRFQHLQQEKLLGRLFGPEGPRGGAAWEDASVRSAWLKGVHSMLHHLPALHCLCSTGGMDVIFTLQGDPSLFVASAASQLLVHLLTFSLESETSKALSAKDCDWPGCAQMIVEHIKESLQSSSAPHVEQSLKLLSSLFGSCFGSCYAAWTEVLWLDIAKQIESFLLEETVQAQPLLANLLLNVARSPAFCGTEGSFWALVTSALEHLTPVQAGPLAVGLLKLCKCPQDVRIQALTVLLQPMDCILRAASQPLECAGLLDESVSDPATVESLLSSKTSCAGLLCQTLTHLEKLLSLKHLRVDLPCVSLLHSLMTILQFCNGFLSPTSPLGSTISRNLINCFRVQKSALDVLAALSEKKECDTLIGNLFDVLLAYLQSPNTSPTVLKKTFQATSKWLVHLQELSSSNSQGPQTEKILEDVLVVLQKRLCSPCWEVRDSSLEFLTSMVKCLRDQKEFRQCLLSSEVLRLTENLLEDPESYVRASAVTAVGHLAPIACFAPDSPVTGSQYNRESILAKLQEILSTDSEGFPRRAVISIFTKWLREGCTGQLEDTELFVSRVIQTVERDLDWEVRLGGLELVEVFCSQTICQLSQCPYAPVTSAVPSSTPQKELLQVFCRAKLFGFLFGSLCDCDKPVGQRACDVLVGLRGHFYPMSTLENPQEIEDSPAGRGIAWLQRTLRQGSLAQNFPMDGDVGVDFQDPESMMLALGAIDLLELHDELNKSSDHVEESPQSLLQDILAAVGTIEDNEVDCY from the exons ATGTGCGACCCCCAGTCCCGCTTCGTGGCCCGGGCCCGCCGCCGCTTCGCCATGACCCGCGAGTGCGCCGTGCTGCTGCCCGGGGTCTGCGCCGCCCTGGCCGACCCGCGGCAGCCCGGCCTCGACGACACCTGCCTGGAGAAACTGCTGGACTGGTTCCGCAGCCTGACGTGGTTCG ACCCCACTGTGGAGCTGGTGCAGGGCAACCCGTGTCTGACAGAGCTCCTCAGCTCCGTGCTGGCCCTGCCCGATGCCAGCCCCGGCATCCTGTCCTTCACCCTGCAGCTGGCCGGGATCCTCGCCTCGTCCGAAAGCCGCTTCCAGCACCTGCAG caggagaagctgctggggAGGCTCTTTGGCCCGGAGGGGCCGCGGGGCGGCGCGGCGTGGGAGGACGCGTCGGTGCGCAGCGCCTGGCTGAAGGGTGTGCACAGCATGCTGCAccacctgcctgccctgcactgcctctgctccacgg GAGGCATGGATGTGATCTTCACTCTGCAAGGGGATCCCAGCCTGTTTGTGGCTTcagctgccagccagctcctggtGCACTTGCTCACCTTCTCCCTGGAGTCTGAAACATCCAAAGCTCTCAGTGCCAAGGACTGTGactggccaggctgtgcccagatGATTGTAGAGCACATCAAAGAGTCCCTTCagtccagctctgcccctcacGTTGAGCAGTCCCTGAAGCTGCTGAGCAGTTTGTTTGGCAGTTGTTTTGGCAGTTGCTATGCTGCATGGACTGAAGTCCTTTGGTTGGACATAGCAAAGCAAATAGAATCCTTTCTGCTGGAGGAGACTGTTcaagcccagcccctgctggccAATCTTCTGCTGAACGTGGCACG ATCCCCTGCATTTTGTGGCACTGAAGGCAGCTTTTGGGCATTGGTAACTTCTGCTCTGGAACACTTAACCCCAGTACAAGCAGGTCCTCTGGCAGTGGGACTTCTGAAGCTCTGCAAATG CCCACAAGATGTCAGGATTCAGGCACTGACTGTTCTGCTTCAGCCAATGGACTGTATTTTGAGAGCAGCCTCCCAGCCTCTGGAATGTGCAG GTTTGCTGGATGAGTCTGTCAGTGATCCTGCCACTGTTGAAAGTCTTCTGTCCTCCAAGACATCCTGTGCTGGTCTCCTGTGTCAGACCCTCACCCacctggagaagctgctgtcTCTG AAACATTTAAGAGTGGATTTACCCTGTGTGTCTTTGCTGCACTCTCTCATGACAATATTACAATTCTGCAATGGCTTCCTGAGCCCAACTTCTCCTCTGGGAAGCACAATCAGCCGGAATCTGATCAACTGCTTCAGAGTGCAAAAGTCAGCCCTTGATGTCCTTGCAGCACTCTCAGAGAAAAAAG agTGTGACACTCTCATAGGAAATCTATTTGATGTCCTTCTGGCATATCTGCAGAGTCCAAACACCAGCCCTACT GTTCTAAAGAAAACCTTTCAAGCTACATCCAAGTGGTTGGTGCACTTGCAGGAACTGTCCTCCTCCAACAGCCAGGGGCCACAAACTGAGAAGATTTTGGAAG AtgtgctggtggtgctgcagaAACGTTTGTGCAGTCCTTGCTGGGAAGTCAGAGATTCTTCCCTGGAGTTCCTCACTTCCATGGTTAAGTGCTTGAGAG ACCAGAAGGAGTTCAGGCAGTGTCTCCTGTCCTCTGAGGTGCTGAGGCTGACAGAAAACCTGCTGGAGGACCCAGAGAGCTACGTGCGAGCGAGCGCCGTGACTGCCGTGGGACACCTGGCCCCCATTGCTTGCTTTGCTCCAGACTCACCTGTCACAGGCAGTCAGTATAACAGAGAG AGCATCCTAGCAAAGCTTCAGGAAATCTTGTCAACAGACTCAGAGGGCTTTCCTAGGAGGGCTGTGATCAGCATCTTCACCAAGTGGCTGAGGGAAGGCTGCACAGGTCAGCTGGAAGATACAGAGCTCTTTGTCTCTAGAGTCATCCAGACTGTGGAGCGTGACTTAGACTGGGAAGTCAGACTCGGTGGTTTGGAGCTGGTGGAAGTTTTCTGTAGCCAGACCATTTGCCAGCTCTCCCAGTGTCCCTATGCTCCTGTCACCTCTGCAGTCCCCAGTTCCACCCctcagaaggagctgctgcaggtgttcTGTCGAGCAaagctgtttgggtttttgtttggctcTTTGTGTGACTGTGACAAACCCGTGGGGCAGAGAGCCTGTGATGTGCTGGTTGGCCTGAGAGGCCATTTCTACCCCATGAGTACTTTGGAGAATCCACAGGAGATTGAAGATTCACCTGCAGGACGTGGCATTGCCTGGCTACAGAGGACACTGAGACAGGGTTCTCTGGCTCAGAACTTCCCCATGGATGGTGATGTTGGGGTGGATTTCCAAGATCCAGAGAGCATGATGTTAGCTTTGGGTGCAATAGACTTGCTGGAGCTGCATGATGAGCTAAATAAAAGTAGTGACCATGTGGAGGAAAGCCCTCAGTCCCTCTTACAGGACATCCTTGCTGCTGTGGGGACCATAGAGGATAATGAAGTTGACTGTTATTGA